DNA sequence from the Phormidium ambiguum IAM M-71 genome:
CATTTTATCTTGAATAACTTAACCGCGATTGCGGTCAATGGGTAGCAAAACTTCTGTTGTTATTGTTACCCATGAAAAGTTTACTTGAAATTCCCATAATTGATTCCAAAAGTCGGATTGCAGTTCGGCAGCATTTACGAAAAGAACCCTACCAAATTAAGAGCAAGAAAGATTTAATTCCTCACCTCAATCGGAATTTGAAACATGGCTGGCTCTTACCAATTTTAGCGCAAGTAGACCGTTGCCTTTGGGGAAGATGGGATTACTGGGCAAGGTGTCAAGCAGTTCCGGCTCATGCTTGGAAGAGATGGCAAATGGAACCGATGTTAGCTCTTTTAGAAAATCGAAAACCCGAACGATTACCCAAGTTTGTAATTCAAGAAACGCTACCAAATTCACCTATTCCCCAAATTGAATGGCAGTATTCGAGCATAGCGGAAAGTATGCTAAACAATACGCTTAATTGTATTCCCAAACATGGGGAATGGCGGACTTGGAGTGCTTGGGAATATTTGGAATATTTCTTGCATTGGGCTTTGTTTGGTTTCGGTCATCCGGCTTACAAAAGTTTACCAAAAGAACCAGCAGGTTGTGAAGGTGCATCAATGCGTCTGTATCAGGTTTTCGATTTGTCTGCTCTCCTACTTTATCCTGAAGATTATTTAGGTAGAATTCTTCCTGATATTTGTGGCAAGAAAGCTCAAAGAAATGCTGGGTTTTATCCGACACCGTTAGTGGTTGCTAGTTTCATGTCTCAAGTAATTAGTCATGAGAAAATCGACCGTACTGCTAGTTTTTCTGAACCTGCTTGTGGGACGGGTGCTTTGATGTTGGCACAGTCTAATAATTGTTTGTCTGGTGTTGGTCAAGATATCGACCAGGTTTTGTTAAAGTGCGCCTTATTTCAGTTTTTTCTCTATGCACCTTGGTTGGCAATACCAATTTGGTGGTTAGGTCAAACTGATTTATTACTTGGTAATAGCTTATTAGCCGAAAAGCCTGAGTCGATGAATGCGGTTTATTGGTATGAAGAATGGTTTGAAACTGTTGAAAATAGGGAAGTAGAAGAAAATATTGAACCAACAATTGAGATAGTGGAAACCCCGGAAATAGTAGTTCAAGAAGTAGTGCAGGGTAAACGCAAACCGAAACAGAATTCAGCTTCAGGTCAGCAAATGACATTGTTTGATTTGTCGGATTTTACTTGAAGGACAGCATAAGTTTTCAGAAACCGGAGTTCTGTAACTTTTGTCGTAGTTCATCTACAAAAGATTTTTTCAGACCTTTTTTAGCATTTTTCATGCCATTGACTAGTCGATCGAATTCTGCCAATGTTGGTTGTTTCTGCTCAACCCAAACTTGAAGAATATCTTTCAGGGTCAAATAAGGTATGCCCAGGTCTTCAGCTACCTTGCAACCTCCTCCATCTGAGGAAAGAAAAACTGCCTGTCCTTGGTAACGCTTTGCCAGCACTAAACAGGCAGCTTCCCCTTTATGGCATTTAGGGTACTGTTTCTGGAGGATTTCGCGCTCGTTAAGTTCTTCCACTGTTAAAGTTTCCACAACCAAACTTCCCTGCTGAAAGTGGCGAGGTAGCTGCTGTGCATTCCTTAACCATTTGCGACAACGCAAAGCTTCAACATCGGTGTTCGGTAACTGCTGAATCTGACGTTGAGCGTATCGCAGTCCTTTGCCCAGTTCGCTCAACCCCTCGTCATCTTCTTCCAGAGGGCGACTGCTCTCGTCCCGATTATAAATCTCAGCCGGAAACCGCGCCGAAGAGATGTTAAGAGTCTCTAGCAATATATCTATTCCGCGTGGATGAGCAAAGCTCATTACCCGCAAAACTACCGTATCGAGTATTTTGATTGACACTGCTCTCTGTTAAATATAGTTTTTATTTGCAGTAACTTTAACGCAATGTTAATATATCACTATAAACGTAAGGTTCTTGATTGGCCTGAGTGTGATGAACTACGAAATCTTAGGTCAGCGCTTGCGAGTTGCCCGCGAGCGAGCTGGCATGACCCAAACTGAAGCTGCACAATTTATTGATGTCACTTCGGCGGCTCTGAATCAGTATGAGAGCGGTAAGCGGCGAGTGGATGCTTTGAGTTTGGAGCGTCTAGCTCGGCTTTATGGAGTGCCGCTACGGTTCCTTTTTGGCGAAGAAACAGTCAAAACAGATTGGGAAGAAGCCTTACGTCTTTGTGCAGCAAATATTTCAGCTTCTAGTAAAGTCGGGATTGGACGCTTAATTGAAAAGGTTGATGCTCTCTTAGAGCTTTACAAGCAGACTGATACTCCTTTTCCTGAGCTTCCTCATCCACCTTTTGCACCGTTTAGCGATCGCGTTTTAAAGGAAGATGAAACGGCGATATTGGCAGCCCAAAGAGCGAGAAGCCACTACAATTTAGGAATTGCACCGCTTGGTGATTTACAAAGCTTCTTACAAGCGCAAGGTTTACTCATCTTTGCGATTCCTTTTGGTCAGGAGGAAAATGCAATTTCTGGGTTGTTTTTCCTGCATCCACAATTAGGACAAATTATTGCTATTAATCAGGATAATGCAGATACTTGTCGCTCATTTAGTTTGGCTCAGGGTTTAGCATACAGCCTTTTCCTGCACGAGCGAAGGGCAATAGTTTACCGTCAAGGAGAGCGAACTTCTTCACAAATTTTTGCAGAAAAATTTGCCTGTTATTTTCTGATTCCTTCTGAAGCATTACAAGAACGTTTGCTCAGTTTAAAAGTGAGAGTTGTTACCCGTCCGATAGAAGTTGTGCATTTATCTCGCTACTTTGGAGTCAGCTATGAAACAATGCTATATCGATTGGAACAGGAAGACAAAATAGTTAGTTATAAAGATAATTTTCAGAATGTACAAGCTGCGGTTTTAGCACGCCAACTTGGTTACAGTCCTGTTCATTGTGAGCTTCAGCAACGTTTTCATTCAATAGAAGAACGATTCCCTCGCATTTTTATTGAACTTGCCTACCGCGCTGTTGAGGAAGACAAGCTATCTTTGCGAACAGTTGCAGAAATGCTCGGTATTAGCGATATAGAATTGGAGGATCGTCTTTACTTTGAGGATACAGGAGATGATGAGTTTGAAGAGGATGAATTGCTTCAATCTACTGATTATTCATTACTAAAAAGTTAGGCATATTTTATCAAATGTAGCCCCGTTTGTAAGTATTATAAAGCTTCTTTATTCAAAGTAGGTATTCGGAAGAGTTAAAGCTAGATATGCTGTTTTTTTCCGCAGCTAACGCTGCCCCGGTATGACAGCTATTTTAAGATGAAATATGCAAACAAAAACTCGACCTGGTACAAAAAAGGGACAAGTCAAAGAAAATGGCTCTGTTCAAACAAAAGCTAAAGCTGATACTACGACTAAACGAACGGAATCTCTAACTGAGAAGAAACCCAAAGTAGAATCTACATCCGAAGTTAATACTAACAGTTCAGATGCTGTTTTATCAACGGGGATGCGATTAATTTGCACGCAGGAAAACTTAGCAACTCACCTCGATTTAGTTAGTCATGCCGTGCCTGCTAAACCTACGCATCCAATATTGGGAAATGTTTTGTTGATTGCTAATCAAGAAACTCAAAAAGTTCAACTGAGTGTTTTTGACCTTAATTTAGGTATTCAAACATCATTTGATGCTAAAGTTCAAGCGTCTGGCGAACTAACTATTCCAGTGGGAATCTTGAGTGATATTGTAGCGAAACTGTCTCGCGGGGATATTACTTTAGTCAATCAATCGCCTCTGAATACGGAGGAAACTGAAGATAATAGTCCAGAGAAAGTAGAGACAGGTCTAAATCAAATTATGACGTTAATCGCTACTACTGGACGCTATCAAGTACGGGGATTACCAACTGAGGAATTTCCGCCAATTCCTGAAGTTAACTCAACGCTAAAAGTTCGGGTGCCAGTGGAAGCTTTGCAAGCCGGAATTAAAGGAACGTTAATCGCTACAACTAGTGATGAAACTAAGCGGATTTTAACAGGCGTTCACTTCAAAATAGAGTCAAATGGCATCGAATTTGCCGCGACAGACGGACATCGATTAGCTGTTATTAATACTTCGCTTTCCGGGTTCAAAAAGAAGAAGCAAACTGAAATTACTGAGCCTTTAGAGTTTACAGTACCAGCTAAGGCGCTGGTGGAGTTAGAGCGAATTTTATCTAGTCGGACATCAGTCGAGCCAGTGGAATTATTCTATGAGGAATCAAAGGGACTTATCGAATTTCGCTGGGGAACGCAACGATTAGTTAGTCGTTGTTTGGAAGGTGCATATCCAGCGTATCAAGAGTTATTGAAGCAGGATTTTAAACAACAGGTAACGTTGGAGAAAGCGCCTTTGATTAAGGCTTTAGAAAGAATTGCGGTGTTAGCGGATAAGAAAGAAAAGAGTGTCAGTATCCGTTTTAATAGTGAAGCTCAACAAGTTTGTTTGTCATTGTTTAGGGAATTTGGCAATGGTCGGGAAGAGATGACGGCTTGCATTAATTCGGATAGCGATATGTCTGTTTCTTTTAACATTAAATACTTGTTAGAAGGAGTAAAAGTTATTGCTAGTGCGGAAATTCAGATGCAACTAACTCAAAAAGATGGCCCTGCTATTTTAGTGCCGTTTGGCAATCGAGAGCAACCTAATATTCTGATGGATGCTCAATACTTGTTAATGCCAATTTTCAAAGAATAATGAGGGGAGAAAATAAATTATGTACGCAGCATTACCTCAAAAATATCGTCCGCGCACGCTATCAGAATTAGCTGGACAGGAATACATTCAACGAACGCTGTCTAATGCAATTAAGGGGAATAAAATAGCTCCTGCCTATCTATTTGCAGGCGAACGAGGTGTTGGTAAAACTTCAACGGCTCGTATTTTTGCTAAGTCGCTTAATTGTAATGCTACAGATAAACCAACTGTTACGCCATGTGGCAAATGTCAGTCCTGTCGTTCCATTGAAAAAGGGAATAGTTTAGATGTAGTTGAAATTGATGCTGCTTCTCATAATGGAGTAGAAGATGCTCGAACATTAATCGAACGAGCGCATTTTGCACCAGCGATGAGTCGCTATCGGATTTTCGTTTTAGATGAATGTCATCAATTAAGTTCTCAGGCGCAAAATGCACTGCTCAAGTGTATCGAAGAACCTCCGGCTAATGTGGTTTTTATTCTTTGTACAACAGAAGCACATAAGCTATTGGCGACTATTAGTAGTAGGTGTCAAGTATTCCATTTTCGGGTGTTAGCTATTCATGCAATTGTGCAGCAGTTAACGATGATAGCTGATAGCGAATCTATCGCTATTTCGGATGAGGCGAAGGTGGCTATTGCTCGGATTGCAGAAGGTGGACTTAGGGATGCTTTGCAATTACTTGACCAATTAAGTTTGTTAGGGGAGGAAATTACTAGCTCTCACGTTTTGGAATTATCAGGAAGAATATCGGAGTCTGATTTAATAACAATTCTGCAATCAATTCGTAGTGGTGATACGTTGAAGTTGTTGCAATTATCTCGCGAGTTGATTGATAGCGGGAAGACAGCAAAGGTGTTATTGATGTCGCTACTTGCTTGTTATCGAGATTTACTGTTGGTAGGGAATGTACGCGATAGTTTGCATTTGTTAACTAGCGGGATTTCCCATTCGACACTGCTGAAAATTGTAGCAGATTGGGACTATACAGTAATTAATGCTGGTATCGAACAGCTACGTGCTTCGGAATGGCAGTTAAGTAAAAGCGTACAGCCAAGTTTGTGGTTAGAGGTTTGTCTGCTGGGATTGGTGCAGGGTAATAATTCCCCGAAGTCGAGTCAATTTTCTCAGGAAAAGCAGCCTGTTCAACTAACAGCTATTTGGGAAAAGGTGCTGGACAAAACTTCCGAAAATAATCGAGTTCTGCTTGAGGTTGCTTCTTTAGTGGAACTCAAAGGTAAGAAAGCTGTATTGGCTGTGCCTGCTAAGTATTTAGATAGGTTTAATCGGAATACGGCTAAGGTACAAAAGATGCTGTTTGGGGTGACTGGTGTTAACTATCAATTGTTGATTCAGGAGAAGAGTTAATGATTAGTTTGTTAGTTGGTGATGATGTTCACGCGATTAACAAGAAGCTTTTGGAGTTCAAAAAAAGTCTTGACCCGGATTGGATAAGTTTTAACTACCATCGGTTTTCTGTTTCTGTAATTGAGGAGGCTATTGATTGTGCGTTAACTCGTGCATTAGGGAAAGGAAAAGGAAAGTTAGTGGTGGTTGAGGAGTGCAATTTCAAACAGTTTACGGAAGAAACAATGAAAAGTTTTCAGTTGTTATCGCAGGTGCCGGAAACAACAGATTTGGTATTTGTAGCACTAGCGATTGATAAGCGATTGAAAGTGGTAAAGTTTCTGCTTTCTCAAGGTAAACTGTTTGAATTCAATTTAATTGCGCCTTGGAGAACGGATTTAATTGCTCGGTCGATAGGAACTGAAGCAAAAGCAATCGGTTTGTTGATTGATAGAAAGATTATTGAGTATTTGGCGAGTGCTATTGGTAATGATTCGGCGCGTGCTGAAGTGGAATTACAAAAGCTGGTGAGTTACAGTAATGGGAAAAAGCTTAGTGTTGAGGAAGTGCGAGTGCTGGTTCCTTCAACTACTCAGAATAGTCTGCAATTAGCTTCTGCAATTCGAGAGAGTAATGCAATTAAAGCTGTCAATTTGTTGCAAGAGTTGCTAGATAAGGAGACTTTTCCATTGGCGATTTGTGCCACATTGATTACTCAGTTTAGAACTTGGATGTGGGTGAAGGCGGCGCTGGTGGGTGGGGTGAAGCAGGATGCTGAAATTGCCAGAATTTGTCAAGTTGTTAATCCCAAGCGGGTGTATTTTCTGAAACAAGAGGTGGCTGGTGTGGGTTTGAGGTCTTTAATTCAAGCGATGTCGATGTTGTTGGAGTTGGAGGTGGCGCTTAAAGGGGGACAGAAAGGGGATTTAATGCTGCCTGCAATACTGGCGCTCGCCAGACTTTTCACTTGTAAGAAAGCAAGACGAGTCAAGTAGTCTTAATGCTTGGCTATATTGCTCATAGGCTTTTAACGGCAGTAAAAAGTAGCGCCTCTTGGTCTGTCTATTTCCTCAGTGTTTCAATTAGAGCTAGTGTTTGTTGGTAGGCTGCCATATCCCCTTTGGCACGAAAGAGTTGGGCAGCTTTCTGTAAATCTTCCAGCGCTCCTTTTTTATCTCCTAATGCTTCGCGGGTAATCCCTCGGTTGCCGTAGGCTTCAGGCATACTGGGATTAATTTGCAGTGCTTGGGTGTAGTCAGCAAGCGCCCCCGGCTTATCTCCTAACGTATAACGAGTCAAGCCCCGGTTGTAGTAGGCATCAGCCATATTGGGGTCGAGTCGCACCGCCGCATCGAAATTTTCTCTCGCTGTTTGGAAGTTGCTTTGGGCAGCGTAAGCATTCCCCAACTTATTGTAGGCATCGGCATGGTTAGGGCTGACTTGCAGTGCTTGTTGAAAATCTGCGATCGCTCCCTGATAATTTTGTAGCTCAGCACGAGCTAGACCTCGGTTGCAGTATGCTTCAACAAAGTTGGGATTAATCTGCAACACCTGGTTAAAGTCCTCAATCGCTCCCTGGTAGTCCCCTTTGTCAAGCTCATCCGTCCCTCGTTGGAAAAATTCATCCGCAGTCTTTGGAACTATGAGTGCTTCTGGTCGCTGAGATTGACGTAGACTTTGTTCTCCAAAGGAGACACGCGATAATGTAGGCTGAGCATGGGCAGTAAATGCCAGTCCACCCAGTGCGGTCGTTATTCCCAGGATGGCGATGGCCTGATAAACGCGGTTCATGGCTGTATTCATCTCCCGTTGAAATAGCTTTTCTTTGCACGAGCTTTCTACTGCCAACATTCTAAGTGAGGAAACAGATTAGGGTGCCAGATGCAGCCAGTTTAATAGAGTTTGTAATAATAACCAAGCATTTAAGCCAACAATTACAAGAGCAACCGACCAAGCTAAAGATTTTAACCACAGAGGATTGACAAACTCTCCCATTAAGCGGCGATTTGAGGTAAACATAACTAAAGGAATCACCGCAAAAGATAACTGTAAGCTTAAAACGACTTGACTAAAAACCAATAAGTTACCCGTACTTTTTTCACCAAAGAAAACAATGGCAATTAAAGCTGGAACGATCGCCAGCAGTCGGGTCGCTAAACGGCGCAACCAAGCTGGAAGACGCAGCTGCAAAAAACCTTCCATGACAATCTGCCCAGCCAATGTTGCCGTTAAGGTTGAACTTTGCCCTGAAGCTAACAGTGCTATGCCAAAGATGGCACTAGCCGCACTCACGCCCAACAAAGGTGAAAGTAATTTGTAAGCATCTTGAATTTCTGCCACCTGTTGATAACCCGAAAAATGAAATGTTGCAGCAGAAACAATTAGAATTGCTGAGTTAATAAACAGTGCCAACGACAAAGCCACAGTAGAATCGATCGTACCAAACTTAATCGCTTCCCATCGCTTTTCAGTCGTCGGTTGCCAATTGCGAGTCTGCACAATCGAAGAATGCAAATATAAATTATGCGGCATCACGGTTGCCCCTAAAATACCGATCGCGATATAGAGCATTTCTGGGTTTTGTAAAATCTCTACCTTTGGCATATATCCAAGTAAAATCCCTCCGGCATCAGGTCTAGAGAAGAGAATTTCTGCGGTGAAACAGACTCCTACTGTTGCCACTAGCGTAATCACCAAAGCTTCCACATAGCGAAAGCCTTTTCCTTGCAGGAATAACAACACCAGCACATCTAGTGCCGTAATGCACACTCCCCAAACTAAAGGAATGCCAAATAAAAGTTGTAGCGCGATCGCACTTCCTAGTAATTCTGCCAAGTCACAAGCCGCGATCGCAATTTCACACAGTACCCATAAAACAAAGTTAATCCTTGGGCTAAAATAGTCCCGACACGTCTGGGCTAAATCTCGTCCCGTCGCCACTCCCAACCGCACGCACAACGATTGCAGC
Encoded proteins:
- the dnaN gene encoding DNA polymerase III subunit beta; translation: MQTKTRPGTKKGQVKENGSVQTKAKADTTTKRTESLTEKKPKVESTSEVNTNSSDAVLSTGMRLICTQENLATHLDLVSHAVPAKPTHPILGNVLLIANQETQKVQLSVFDLNLGIQTSFDAKVQASGELTIPVGILSDIVAKLSRGDITLVNQSPLNTEETEDNSPEKVETGLNQIMTLIATTGRYQVRGLPTEEFPPIPEVNSTLKVRVPVEALQAGIKGTLIATTSDETKRILTGVHFKIESNGIEFAATDGHRLAVINTSLSGFKKKKQTEITEPLEFTVPAKALVELERILSSRTSVEPVELFYEESKGLIEFRWGTQRLVSRCLEGAYPAYQELLKQDFKQQVTLEKAPLIKALERIAVLADKKEKSVSIRFNSEAQQVCLSLFREFGNGREEMTACINSDSDMSVSFNIKYLLEGVKVIASAEIQMQLTQKDGPAILVPFGNREQPNILMDAQYLLMPIFKE
- the holA gene encoding DNA polymerase III subunit delta, whose protein sequence is MISLLVGDDVHAINKKLLEFKKSLDPDWISFNYHRFSVSVIEEAIDCALTRALGKGKGKLVVVEECNFKQFTEETMKSFQLLSQVPETTDLVFVALAIDKRLKVVKFLLSQGKLFEFNLIAPWRTDLIARSIGTEAKAIGLLIDRKIIEYLASAIGNDSARAEVELQKLVSYSNGKKLSVEEVRVLVPSTTQNSLQLASAIRESNAIKAVNLLQELLDKETFPLAICATLITQFRTWMWVKAALVGGVKQDAEIARICQVVNPKRVYFLKQEVAGVGLRSLIQAMSMLLELEVALKGGQKGDLMLPAILALARLFTCKKARRVK
- a CDS encoding XRE family transcriptional regulator, whose protein sequence is MNYEILGQRLRVARERAGMTQTEAAQFIDVTSAALNQYESGKRRVDALSLERLARLYGVPLRFLFGEETVKTDWEEALRLCAANISASSKVGIGRLIEKVDALLELYKQTDTPFPELPHPPFAPFSDRVLKEDETAILAAQRARSHYNLGIAPLGDLQSFLQAQGLLIFAIPFGQEENAISGLFFLHPQLGQIIAINQDNADTCRSFSLAQGLAYSLFLHERRAIVYRQGERTSSQIFAEKFACYFLIPSEALQERLLSLKVRVVTRPIEVVHLSRYFGVSYETMLYRLEQEDKIVSYKDNFQNVQAAVLARQLGYSPVHCELQQRFHSIEERFPRIFIELAYRAVEEDKLSLRTVAEMLGISDIELEDRLYFEDTGDDEFEEDELLQSTDYSLLKS
- a CDS encoding Nramp family divalent metal transporter, with the translated sequence MGLSDRKPSLPEVHRSIPIPNAKSFWRKLLAYAGPGYLVSVGYMDPGNWATDIAGGAKFGYALLTVILLSNLMAILLQSLCVRLGVATGRDLAQTCRDYFSPRINFVLWVLCEIAIAACDLAELLGSAIALQLLFGIPLVWGVCITALDVLVLLFLQGKGFRYVEALVITLVATVGVCFTAEILFSRPDAGGILLGYMPKVEILQNPEMLYIAIGILGATVMPHNLYLHSSIVQTRNWQPTTEKRWEAIKFGTIDSTVALSLALFINSAILIVSAATFHFSGYQQVAEIQDAYKLLSPLLGVSAASAIFGIALLASGQSSTLTATLAGQIVMEGFLQLRLPAWLRRLATRLLAIVPALIAIVFFGEKSTGNLLVFSQVVLSLQLSFAVIPLVMFTSNRRLMGEFVNPLWLKSLAWSVALVIVGLNAWLLLQTLLNWLHLAP
- a CDS encoding tetratricopeptide repeat protein; its protein translation is MNRVYQAIAILGITTALGGLAFTAHAQPTLSRVSFGEQSLRQSQRPEALIVPKTADEFFQRGTDELDKGDYQGAIEDFNQVLQINPNFVEAYCNRGLARAELQNYQGAIADFQQALQVSPNHADAYNKLGNAYAAQSNFQTARENFDAAVRLDPNMADAYYNRGLTRYTLGDKPGALADYTQALQINPSMPEAYGNRGITREALGDKKGALEDLQKAAQLFRAKGDMAAYQQTLALIETLRK
- a CDS encoding type I restriction-modification system subunit M, with the protein product MKSLLEIPIIDSKSRIAVRQHLRKEPYQIKSKKDLIPHLNRNLKHGWLLPILAQVDRCLWGRWDYWARCQAVPAHAWKRWQMEPMLALLENRKPERLPKFVIQETLPNSPIPQIEWQYSSIAESMLNNTLNCIPKHGEWRTWSAWEYLEYFLHWALFGFGHPAYKSLPKEPAGCEGASMRLYQVFDLSALLLYPEDYLGRILPDICGKKAQRNAGFYPTPLVVASFMSQVISHEKIDRTASFSEPACGTGALMLAQSNNCLSGVGQDIDQVLLKCALFQFFLYAPWLAIPIWWLGQTDLLLGNSLLAEKPESMNAVYWYEEWFETVENREVEENIEPTIEIVETPEIVVQEVVQGKRKPKQNSASGQQMTLFDLSDFT
- the dnaX gene encoding DNA polymerase III subunit gamma/tau, whose product is MYAALPQKYRPRTLSELAGQEYIQRTLSNAIKGNKIAPAYLFAGERGVGKTSTARIFAKSLNCNATDKPTVTPCGKCQSCRSIEKGNSLDVVEIDAASHNGVEDARTLIERAHFAPAMSRYRIFVLDECHQLSSQAQNALLKCIEEPPANVVFILCTTEAHKLLATISSRCQVFHFRVLAIHAIVQQLTMIADSESIAISDEAKVAIARIAEGGLRDALQLLDQLSLLGEEITSSHVLELSGRISESDLITILQSIRSGDTLKLLQLSRELIDSGKTAKVLLMSLLACYRDLLLVGNVRDSLHLLTSGISHSTLLKIVADWDYTVINAGIEQLRASEWQLSKSVQPSLWLEVCLLGLVQGNNSPKSSQFSQEKQPVQLTAIWEKVLDKTSENNRVLLEVASLVELKGKKAVLAVPAKYLDRFNRNTAKVQKMLFGVTGVNYQLLIQEKS